The proteins below come from a single Tissierella sp. MB52-C2 genomic window:
- a CDS encoding TMEM165/GDT1 family protein has translation MLKELIRAFLLIFAAEMGDKTQIIAMTFATQYKVKEVILGVILGVVLNHGIAILLGRFISTVVPMNLIQMIAGIMFVIFGIMALKDEELDETNNKKAFSPIITVAIAFFVGELGDKTQLTAMTLSTEASYPIFILIGTTLGMVATSGFGIFIGSKIGEKIPEVAIKVTSSIVFIFFGSLKLLNTIPKDYINILNIVLYLLIISIIEVSLMKKLINNRKKKEKSPMVEAASKLYNQTQALKETLDSVCLGEGKCGKCIGSHCLIGYTRFILKEAREYGNYYSDTYINMDSLIKKEYDNNKVLEALSIIIVDSINNGWNTDESFVVNKVRNSLEVIIFGQIISSKSNINLYFEEAKLLNKKYAVLLEKKVYTKLHK, from the coding sequence ATGCTTAAAGAACTTATTAGGGCTTTTCTATTAATTTTTGCAGCTGAAATGGGAGATAAGACTCAAATAATAGCTATGACCTTTGCAACTCAATATAAAGTAAAAGAGGTAATATTAGGAGTAATATTAGGAGTTGTTCTTAATCATGGGATTGCAATATTATTGGGTAGATTTATTTCTACAGTTGTCCCAATGAATTTAATTCAAATGATTGCTGGAATTATGTTTGTTATTTTTGGTATAATGGCTTTAAAAGATGAAGAACTGGACGAAACAAATAATAAGAAAGCTTTTAGTCCTATTATAACAGTAGCGATAGCTTTTTTTGTGGGAGAGTTAGGCGATAAAACACAATTAACAGCTATGACTTTATCTACAGAAGCTAGTTATCCTATATTTATATTAATAGGCACAACTTTAGGAATGGTTGCCACTTCTGGATTTGGAATATTTATAGGGTCTAAAATTGGAGAAAAGATACCTGAAGTTGCCATTAAAGTTACTTCATCTATAGTATTTATTTTTTTTGGAAGCTTAAAATTATTAAATACAATCCCAAAAGACTATATAAATATTCTTAATATTGTATTATACTTATTAATAATATCAATAATTGAAGTAAGTTTAATGAAAAAGCTAATCAATAATAGAAAGAAAAAGGAAAAATCTCCTATGGTTGAGGCGGCCTCTAAATTATACAATCAAACACAGGCTCTTAAAGAAACTCTAGACAGTGTATGTTTAGGAGAAGGCAAGTGTGGAAAATGTATTGGCTCTCACTGCTTAATAGGGTATACTAGGTTTATACTTAAAGAGGCAAGGGAATATGGAAATTATTATTCTGATACTTATATTAATATGGACTCTCTGATAAAGAAGGAATACGATAATAATAAGGTTTTAGAGGCCTTAAGTATTATCATAGTGGATTCTATAAATAATGGCTGGAATACAGATGAAAGTTTTGTGGTAAATAAAGTTAGGAATTCATTAGAAGTGATTATCTTTGGACAAATTATAAGTTCGAAATCTAATATCAATCTTTATTTCGAAGAGGCTAAATTATTAAATAAGAAATATGCAGTATTACTAGAAAAGAAAGTTTATACAAAGCTACATAAGTAA
- a CDS encoding chemotaxis protein CheW: MAENQYVVFKLGKGEFGIDIMNVKEIIVYEESISLPNTPSFIEGVVNYRGNVIPIVNLKKRLLLGEFEVTKDTRIIVINLDDREIGFIVDEASQTLRLDEEQIDPAPAFISGIDKKYITGVGKLDEKRLLILIDLKKILTEDEIEEIQSLEV, encoded by the coding sequence ATGGCTGAAAATCAATACGTGGTTTTTAAATTAGGAAAGGGAGAGTTTGGAATTGATATAATGAATGTAAAGGAAATCATTGTCTATGAAGAATCTATTTCTCTTCCTAATACACCATCTTTCATTGAAGGGGTTGTAAACTATAGGGGAAATGTTATACCTATTGTTAATTTGAAAAAGAGATTATTATTAGGAGAATTCGAAGTAACAAAGGATACTAGAATTATTGTAATTAACTTAGATGATAGGGAAATTGGTTTTATAGTAGATGAAGCATCTCAAACTTTACGATTAGATGAAGAACAAATAGATCCTGCGCCAGCATTTATCAGTGGTATTGATAAGAAATATATTACAGGAGTAGGAAAATTAGATGAAAAGAGACTATTAATTTTAATTGATCTTAAGAAAATTTTAACTGAAGATGAGATTGAAGAGATACAAAGTCTAGAGGTTTAA
- the ftcD gene encoding glutamate formimidoyltransferase encodes MARIIQCVPNFSEGRNKEIIEKIVEEIRIVEEVKLLDYSMDKDHNRTVVTFIGEPEKVIEAAFNACKVASELIDMKEHTGEHPRMGATDVIPLIPISDVTMEEAIELSKVLGKRIGEELNISVYLYEKSANTTDRENLADVRRGQYEGMASKLKEDNWHPDFGPIELNEKSGVTAVGARMPLVAFNVNLGTNDVNIAKNIAKSIRSSGGGFKYCKALGIEIKERNIVQVTMNMVDYTRTPLFRVFDVIEREAKRYGVNVIGSEIIGLVPMAAMVDVADYYLRVENFDHSQILEKRMME; translated from the coding sequence ATGGCTAGAATAATTCAATGTGTACCAAACTTTAGTGAAGGAAGAAATAAAGAAATTATTGAAAAAATAGTAGAAGAAATAAGAATTGTAGAAGAAGTAAAGTTACTAGATTATTCCATGGATAAAGACCATAATCGTACAGTAGTTACTTTTATAGGAGAACCAGAGAAGGTAATAGAAGCTGCTTTTAATGCTTGTAAAGTAGCATCAGAATTAATAGATATGAAAGAGCATACGGGAGAGCATCCAAGAATGGGTGCAACTGATGTTATACCGTTGATTCCAATATCAGATGTAACTATGGAGGAAGCAATTGAATTATCAAAAGTATTAGGTAAAAGAATAGGAGAAGAACTTAATATTTCAGTATATTTATATGAAAAATCTGCAAATACTACAGATAGGGAAAACTTAGCTGATGTAAGACGTGGACAATACGAAGGTATGGCATCTAAATTAAAAGAAGACAATTGGCATCCTGATTTTGGACCTATTGAACTAAATGAGAAGTCTGGTGTTACAGCAGTTGGAGCTAGAATGCCTTTAGTGGCATTTAATGTAAACTTAGGTACAAACGATGTTAATATAGCTAAGAATATTGCTAAATCTATTAGATCAAGTGGTGGTGGGTTTAAGTATTGTAAGGCCTTAGGGATAGAGATTAAGGAGAGAAACATAGTTCAAGTAACTATGAATATGGTAGATTATACGAGAACTCCATTATTTAGGGTCTTTGATGTTATAGAAAGAGAAGCTAAAAGATATGGGGTAAATGTCATAGGTAGTGAAATAATAGGATTAGTTCCTATGGCAGCAATGGTTGATGTAGCAGACTACTATTTGAGAGTAGAAAACTTTGATCATAGTCAAATCTTAGAAAAAAGAATGATGGAATAG
- the hutI gene encoding imidazolonepropionase yields MKATLVIKNIDNLITLKGENKPRSKEELKDIGVIKNGIIALDNDTILYVGEGELPSNINIDENTIVLDGTGKTVTPGLVDSHTHLVHGGSRENELAMKLKGVPYLDILESGGGIHSTVKATRKASFEELYNQAKKSLNTMLSFGVTTVEAKSGYGIEDFETEIKQLEVAKKLNEDHPVDIISTFMGAHAIPSSYKENSDEFVDIIINDMIPRIAEMDLARFCDVFCEEGVFTIDQSRKILLAAREYGMGLKLHADEIKPLGGAELAAEIGCISADHLIAASDNGIKKMARKGVIANLLPGTSFNLQTGNFAPARKMIEEGVPVSLSTDYNPGSCPTENIQLIMSFGALIMKLTPEEIITAVTINGAASLGLEEKIGSLDLGKQGDLVIFDSPNLEYILYHFGINHVEKVIKKGEIVYSKEK; encoded by the coding sequence ATGAAAGCCACTTTAGTTATAAAAAATATAGACAATTTAATAACATTAAAAGGTGAAAATAAACCTAGATCTAAAGAAGAATTAAAAGATATTGGAGTTATTAAAAATGGTATAATAGCCTTAGATAATGATACAATACTTTATGTAGGAGAAGGAGAACTGCCATCTAATATTAATATAGATGAGAACACGATTGTTTTAGATGGAACTGGAAAAACTGTAACTCCAGGATTAGTAGATTCTCATACTCACTTAGTACATGGTGGTTCTAGGGAAAATGAATTGGCCATGAAGTTAAAGGGAGTACCTTATTTAGATATATTGGAATCAGGTGGAGGAATTCATTCTACAGTTAAGGCAACTAGAAAAGCAAGTTTTGAAGAATTATATAATCAGGCTAAGAAAAGTTTAAATACTATGTTATCCTTTGGAGTAACTACAGTTGAGGCAAAAAGTGGATACGGTATAGAGGATTTTGAAACTGAAATAAAACAGCTAGAAGTAGCAAAAAAACTAAATGAAGATCATCCAGTAGATATTATATCTACATTTATGGGTGCCCATGCTATTCCTAGTTCTTATAAAGAAAATTCCGATGAATTTGTAGATATTATTATAAATGACATGATTCCTAGGATAGCTGAAATGGATTTGGCAAGATTTTGTGATGTGTTCTGTGAAGAAGGAGTATTTACCATAGATCAATCTAGGAAAATTTTACTTGCAGCTAGAGAATATGGAATGGGGCTTAAACTTCATGCTGATGAGATAAAACCATTAGGGGGAGCTGAATTGGCAGCTGAAATAGGATGTATTTCTGCAGATCATTTAATAGCTGCCAGTGATAATGGAATTAAGAAAATGGCTAGAAAAGGTGTAATAGCTAACTTATTACCAGGAACTAGTTTTAACTTACAAACTGGAAACTTTGCTCCAGCAAGGAAAATGATAGAAGAAGGTGTCCCTGTATCATTATCTACTGACTACAATCCAGGAAGTTGTCCGACGGAAAATATACAACTAATTATGAGTTTTGGAGCTTTAATTATGAAACTGACTCCAGAAGAAATAATTACAGCAGTAACGATAAATGGGGCAGCTTCATTGGGGTTAGAGGAAAAAATAGGAAGTTTGGACCTAGGCAAGCAAGGTGATTTAGTAATATTTGATTCTCCAAATCTAGAATATATTTTATATCATTTTGGTATAAACCATGTGGAGAAAGTAATTAAAAAAGGTGAAATAGTATATAGTAAAGAAAAGTAA